One region of Bosea sp. 29B genomic DNA includes:
- a CDS encoding ABC transporter ATP-binding protein: MPKAGPASVEFRNVSMRYGAVTAVDNVSFSIEAGKLVTLLGPSGCGKTTTLRMIAGLEIASEGQILIGDKDVTRLSAADRDVSMVFQSYALFPHMNVLENAAYGPTVKGLSKAKAQEMALEKLALVGLKGFEKRFPSELSGGQQQRVAVARALVLEPQVLLFDEPLSNLDAKLRRRVREEIRELQQTLNLTVAYVTHDQEEALAVSDRIIVMSNSRIAQEGTPRQLYEEPADAFVADFIGDANMVDVTVKSVADGRAAVAIGPANISLAARGLQPGQAKAAIRPQSLLVSRHESQGTLPGSVRKCAYLGNHLDLMIETAVGELFVISHDVDDMLLPGTAVWLSFASSGVILVP, encoded by the coding sequence ATGCCCAAGGCCGGCCCCGCCTCAGTCGAGTTCCGCAATGTCAGCATGCGCTATGGCGCGGTGACGGCGGTCGACAATGTCAGCTTCTCGATCGAGGCCGGCAAGCTCGTCACGCTGCTCGGCCCCTCCGGCTGCGGCAAGACCACGACGCTGCGCATGATCGCCGGGCTGGAGATCGCCAGCGAGGGCCAGATCCTGATCGGCGACAAGGACGTCACCCGGCTCTCCGCCGCCGATCGCGACGTCAGCATGGTCTTCCAGTCCTATGCGCTCTTCCCGCATATGAACGTGCTCGAGAATGCCGCCTACGGCCCGACCGTGAAGGGCCTGTCCAAGGCCAAGGCGCAGGAAATGGCGCTGGAGAAGCTGGCGCTGGTCGGCCTCAAGGGCTTCGAGAAGCGTTTCCCCTCGGAGCTCTCAGGCGGCCAGCAGCAGCGCGTCGCCGTCGCCCGCGCCCTCGTGCTGGAGCCGCAGGTCCTGCTCTTCGACGAGCCGCTCTCCAATCTCGACGCCAAGCTGCGCCGGCGCGTGCGCGAGGAGATTCGCGAACTACAGCAGACGCTCAACCTCACCGTCGCTTATGTCACCCACGACCAGGAGGAGGCGCTCGCCGTCTCTGACCGCATCATCGTGATGTCGAATTCCCGCATCGCCCAGGAAGGCACGCCGCGCCAGCTCTACGAGGAGCCGGCCGACGCCTTCGTCGCCGACTTCATCGGCGACGCCAACATGGTCGACGTCACCGTGAAATCGGTCGCCGACGGGCGGGCTGCTGTCGCGATCGGTCCGGCGAACATCTCATTGGCGGCGCGCGGCCTGCAGCCGGGACAGGCCAAGGCAGCGATCAGGCCGCAGAGCCTCCTGGTCTCGCGCCATGAAAGCCAGGGCACGCTGCCGGGCAGTGTCCGCAAATGCGCATATCTCGGCAACCATCTCGACCTGATGATAGAGACCGCCGTGGGCGAGCTCTTCGTCATCAGCCACGATGTCGACGACATGCTGCTGCCAGGCACGGCGGTCTGGCTCTCCTTCGCCAGCTCGGGCGTGATCCTGGTGCCCTGA
- a CDS encoding MipA/OmpV family protein produces the protein MLSLVRHERPARGLRRPVAVLAGIAALLVLSNGAVRANDDDDDDDNTKRVLTDPTPAKGWIITLGGSFQVGPKYDGANSAGPSFMPSLSWRRAGEPAGFSAPDDSLDYAIYDTDRFDIGVVGAYRAGRYSGSSIRLLGMRDVPWAIEAGVFAEYWVLPERLRTRVEVRQGFNGHHGVVADFSADWVERFGAFTFAVGPRASLGSASYMRRNFGVLPGEAALNGTISAYKPGAGAKSVGLASSLEYAWSPSFSTTLFARYDRLVGDAGNSPLVDKLGQRNQFSVGIGASYSFNIGG, from the coding sequence ATGCTTTCTCTCGTACGTCACGAACGCCCAGCTCGCGGCCTGCGCCGGCCTGTCGCTGTCCTGGCCGGAATCGCCGCGCTGCTCGTCCTCTCGAACGGGGCGGTGCGCGCGAATGACGATGACGACGATGACGACAATACCAAGCGGGTCCTGACCGATCCGACACCGGCCAAGGGCTGGATCATCACGCTGGGCGGCTCCTTCCAGGTCGGCCCGAAATATGACGGGGCAAACTCCGCCGGACCGTCCTTCATGCCGTCGCTGTCTTGGCGCCGCGCCGGTGAGCCGGCCGGGTTCAGCGCCCCCGACGACAGCCTGGACTACGCGATCTACGACACCGATCGCTTCGATATCGGCGTGGTCGGTGCCTATCGCGCCGGCCGTTATTCGGGTTCGAGCATCCGGCTTCTGGGCATGCGCGACGTGCCCTGGGCGATCGAGGCCGGCGTTTTCGCCGAATACTGGGTCCTTCCCGAGCGGCTGCGCACCCGCGTCGAGGTCCGCCAGGGCTTCAACGGGCATCATGGCGTGGTCGCCGATTTCTCGGCCGATTGGGTCGAGCGCTTCGGAGCCTTCACCTTCGCCGTCGGTCCGCGCGCCTCGCTCGGCAGCGCCTCCTATATGCGCCGGAACTTCGGCGTCCTGCCGGGAGAGGCTGCGCTCAACGGCACGATTTCCGCCTACAAGCCCGGCGCCGGCGCCAAATCGGTCGGTCTCGCGTCGTCGCTGGAATATGCGTGGTCGCCGAGCTTCTCGACCACGCTGTTCGCTCGCTACGACCGACTGGTCGGCGACGCCGGCAACTCGCCGCTGGTCGACAAGCTCGGCCAGCGTAACCAGTTCTCGGTCGGCATCGGCGCGAGCTATTCCTTCAACATCGGCGGCTGA
- a CDS encoding sigma-54 dependent transcriptional regulator, protein MSHSILVVDDEVRLADVLAAALEDLGFRATAVHSARAALGELEQARFDLVLTDLRLPVMDGRALLREVRSRWPEVPVIIITAFAAVRDAVDLVKEGAFDYIAKPFEIDDVSATIRRALRLADVVRDNERLRSELEGRYSFDTLIGNSASFRRVIEQVTEVCETKATVLLNGESGTGKELVAKAIHFNSPRRDKPFIAVNCAAIPETLLESELFGHVKGAFTGALANRAGRFAAADGGTLFLDEIGDMPLPIQAKLLRVIQERSFEPVGATRTQTVDVRLVAATHKDMRQAVDEGSFREDLFYRLNVFPILLPPLRDRADDVPLLATHFLAELAEAMGKRASGFSPAALAAMTAYDWPGNIRELHNCVERAVIVAKAPTIDAADLPQDLFNTTRRVDRDSLPRDLDAELERIERDFILEALRRSDGVQVRAAKLLGIAERSLWHRIKKLGIRLGRAIAD, encoded by the coding sequence ATGAGCCATTCCATCCTGGTCGTCGACGACGAGGTGCGGCTCGCCGACGTGCTGGCGGCGGCGCTGGAGGACCTCGGCTTCCGCGCCACGGCCGTCCACAGCGCGCGCGCCGCACTCGGCGAGCTCGAACAGGCGCGCTTCGACTTGGTGCTGACCGATCTCAGGCTGCCGGTGATGGACGGGCGCGCGCTGCTGCGCGAGGTCCGCAGCCGCTGGCCGGAGGTGCCGGTCATCATCATCACCGCCTTCGCGGCGGTCCGCGACGCGGTCGACCTCGTCAAGGAGGGCGCGTTCGACTACATCGCCAAGCCCTTCGAGATCGACGACGTCTCGGCCACGATCAGGCGGGCGCTGCGCCTCGCCGATGTGGTGCGCGACAATGAAAGGCTGCGCAGCGAGCTCGAAGGCCGCTACAGCTTCGACACGCTGATCGGCAACAGCGCCTCGTTCCGTCGCGTGATCGAGCAGGTCACCGAGGTCTGCGAGACGAAGGCGACCGTGCTGCTCAACGGCGAGAGCGGTACCGGCAAGGAGCTGGTCGCCAAGGCGATCCACTTCAACAGCCCGCGGCGCGACAAGCCCTTCATCGCGGTCAACTGCGCGGCGATTCCCGAGACCCTGCTGGAGAGCGAGCTCTTTGGCCATGTGAAGGGTGCCTTCACCGGGGCGCTCGCCAACCGCGCCGGCCGCTTCGCCGCGGCCGATGGCGGCACGCTCTTCCTCGACGAGATCGGCGACATGCCGCTGCCGATCCAAGCCAAGCTGCTGCGGGTGATCCAGGAACGCAGCTTCGAGCCGGTCGGTGCGACCCGGACCCAGACGGTCGACGTCAGGCTGGTCGCGGCGACACACAAGGACATGCGCCAGGCCGTCGACGAGGGCAGCTTCCGCGAGGACCTGTTCTACCGCCTCAACGTCTTCCCGATCCTGCTGCCGCCGCTGCGCGACCGTGCCGACGACGTCCCGCTGCTGGCCACGCATTTCCTGGCCGAGCTCGCTGAAGCGATGGGCAAGCGAGCGAGCGGCTTCTCGCCGGCCGCCCTGGCTGCCATGACCGCCTATGACTGGCCGGGAAACATCCGCGAGCTGCACAACTGCGTCGAAAGGGCGGTGATCGTTGCCAAGGCGCCGACGATCGATGCTGCCGACCTGCCGCAGGATCTGTTCAACACCACGCGCCGGGTCGATCGCGACAGCTTGCCGCGCGATCTTGACGCCGAGCTCGAGCGGATCGAGCGCGATTTCATCCTCGAGGCGCTGAGGCGCAGCGACGGCGTGCAGGTCAGGGCTGCGAAATTGCTAGGCATAGCGGAAAGAAGCCTTTGGCACCGCATTAAGAAACTCGGTATTAGGCTGGGCCGCGCGATCGCGGACTGA
- a CDS encoding ATP-binding protein, which yields MSTRMASLRFRLVIGFMLVSVPAMLASAFIAARLISDAFEDNVEQWLGDTSRFFALEIAEATQEAQRVAGVIGHRLEQSSSDQKMQKTVEREFAVLNSVGYDLIAIYRPGGEVLFKTRDFSSLTPLPTETSLGLFRIETDGKRWIMAGAVQAVQIGGQPANLLVGTWLDESSFGGIKVVTALEIRFFALFDGKPELVMQTHSDRAAVLPAAIRARLEAGEDGIFDSDADGGAYRAVYAGLRGIDGQLAAISFIGMRSEAGFFEQLGRESLFLGIFLLGSAISIVVGILTSDLLVRPLRALTHGVRAIAAGDFGQRVSAGGGREIVELATGFNGMAEQLGKLQELEAELRRKDRLSALGQAAMVIAHEVRNPLGIIKTSTEVVRNRAKLGNAEEKMLGYVIDEVRRIETLVRDFLDFAQPKPPVKVELPLRAVIDRVAAIAAPEFSRQKIELSVEDHSGGATVLGDPDQLYQACLNLVLNAIDAMPEGGTIQASVRATGESVSLTISDEGAGVPDAIRPEIFNPFFTTKAKGTGLGLAKVQTVAEAHGGSATCVCEPGRGAAFTIALPRAKPGAPA from the coding sequence ATGTCGACGCGGATGGCATCGCTCCGATTCAGGCTGGTGATTGGCTTCATGCTGGTCAGCGTGCCGGCGATGCTGGCCTCCGCCTTCATCGCCGCCAGGCTGATCTCGGACGCTTTCGAGGACAATGTCGAGCAATGGCTCGGCGATACCTCGCGCTTCTTCGCGCTCGAGATCGCCGAGGCGACGCAGGAGGCGCAGCGCGTCGCCGGCGTGATCGGTCACCGGCTCGAGCAATCGAGCAGCGACCAGAAGATGCAGAAGACCGTCGAGCGCGAGTTCGCGGTGCTGAACTCGGTCGGCTACGACCTGATCGCGATCTATCGCCCGGGTGGCGAAGTGCTGTTCAAGACGCGCGATTTCAGCAGCCTCACCCCACTGCCGACCGAGACCAGCCTCGGCCTGTTCCGCATCGAGACCGACGGCAAGCGCTGGATCATGGCAGGTGCCGTCCAGGCCGTGCAGATCGGCGGCCAGCCGGCCAATCTCCTGGTCGGGACCTGGCTCGATGAAAGCTCCTTCGGCGGCATCAAGGTGGTGACAGCGCTGGAGATCCGCTTCTTTGCCCTGTTCGACGGCAAGCCGGAACTGGTGATGCAGACGCATTCCGACCGCGCAGCCGTCTTGCCTGCGGCCATACGGGCGCGATTGGAGGCCGGGGAGGACGGGATCTTCGACTCCGATGCCGATGGCGGCGCCTATCGCGCCGTCTATGCGGGGTTGCGCGGCATCGACGGCCAACTCGCAGCGATCAGTTTCATCGGCATGCGCAGCGAGGCGGGATTCTTCGAGCAGCTCGGCCGGGAGAGCCTGTTCCTCGGCATCTTCCTGCTCGGCAGCGCGATCTCGATCGTCGTCGGTATCCTGACTTCGGATCTGCTGGTGCGCCCCTTGCGCGCGCTGACCCATGGCGTGCGCGCGATCGCGGCCGGGGATTTCGGCCAGCGCGTCTCGGCGGGGGGCGGGCGTGAGATCGTCGAGCTCGCCACCGGCTTCAACGGCATGGCCGAGCAGCTCGGCAAGCTGCAGGAACTCGAGGCAGAGCTCAGGCGAAAGGACCGGCTCTCGGCACTCGGCCAGGCGGCGATGGTGATCGCCCACGAGGTGCGCAACCCGCTCGGGATCATCAAGACCTCGACGGAGGTCGTCCGCAACCGCGCCAAGCTCGGCAATGCCGAAGAGAAGATGCTGGGCTATGTCATCGACGAGGTGCGTCGCATCGAGACCCTGGTCCGCGACTTCCTCGATTTCGCGCAGCCCAAGCCGCCGGTGAAGGTCGAGCTCCCCTTGCGCGCAGTGATCGATCGCGTCGCGGCCATCGCGGCGCCCGAGTTCTCCCGCCAGAAGATCGAACTCTCGGTCGAGGACCACAGCGGCGGCGCGACGGTCCTCGGCGATCCCGACCAGCTCTACCAGGCCTGTCTCAACCTCGTCCTCAACGCGATCGACGCGATGCCCGAGGGGGGGACGATCCAGGCCAGCGTGCGCGCCACCGGGGAGAGCGTCTCGCTGACGATCAGCGATGAAGGCGCAGGCGTGCCCGACGCGATCCGCCCGGAGATCTTCAACCCGTTCTTCACCACCAAGGCGAAGGGCACCGGGCTTGGGCTCGCCAAGGTGCAGACCGTGGCGGAAGCCCATGGCGGCAGCGCCACCTGCGTCTGCGAGCCGGGGCGAGGTGCGGCCTTCACCATCGCGTTGCCGCGGGCGAAACCGGGAGCGCCGGCATGA
- a CDS encoding DUF2147 domain-containing protein: MAAQPALADPMTDIVGRWRDSDGESEIAISRCGPALCGKIVWLKEERFDIYNPNEGLRKRSLMGIQVLSGFKPAAKGGLEGEGYNPADGKTYRTTLELASSRSLVMRGCVLGGLICDDDTWSRQP, encoded by the coding sequence ATGGCGGCGCAGCCGGCCCTGGCCGATCCGATGACCGACATCGTTGGGCGCTGGCGCGATTCGGACGGCGAGTCCGAGATCGCCATCAGCCGCTGCGGCCCGGCATTATGCGGCAAGATCGTCTGGCTGAAAGAGGAACGTTTCGACATCTACAATCCCAATGAGGGGCTGCGGAAGCGCTCGCTGATGGGCATCCAGGTGCTCTCCGGCTTCAAGCCGGCCGCGAAGGGCGGGCTTGAGGGCGAGGGCTATAATCCCGCTGATGGCAAGACCTATCGCACAACGCTCGAACTGGCCTCGTCCCGGAGCCTCGTCATGCGCGGCTGCGTGCTCGGCGGCCTGATCTGCGACGACGACACCTGGTCGCGGCAGCCATGA
- a CDS encoding EamA family transporter: MSSISPPASNAWGRQLAIWLAFIVLDTATQLAFKWGADGIGDMEFGLAMMAKAVSLPGVWVATLGYIGVFVVWMVILRDMPLSRAFPMTGLVYVTVPLFAWFTFDEHIDLVRAGGIALIIAGVFLLGGDE, translated from the coding sequence ATGAGCAGTATCTCGCCACCGGCTAGCAATGCGTGGGGTCGCCAGCTGGCGATCTGGCTCGCCTTCATCGTGCTCGACACCGCCACGCAGCTCGCCTTCAAATGGGGCGCTGACGGCATCGGCGACATGGAATTCGGCCTCGCCATGATGGCGAAGGCGGTGTCGCTGCCGGGCGTTTGGGTCGCGACGCTGGGCTATATCGGCGTCTTCGTCGTCTGGATGGTGATCCTGCGCGACATGCCGCTCAGCCGCGCCTTCCCGATGACGGGGCTGGTCTATGTCACAGTTCCGCTGTTCGCCTGGTTCACCTTCGATGAACACATCGATCTGGTTCGCGCAGGCGGAATCGCGCTGATCATCGCAGGCGTGTTCCTGCTCGGGGGTGACGAATGA
- a CDS encoding GNAT family N-acetyltransferase has translation MSTPEGRILAGIADISAAAWDGCLPGEAECHAYYTACDAVAAQTGVGLRMAAACAESDGEVVAVAPFFRLNYRLDTPLQGKLRSFGDALFRHVPGLVTLKVLCVGSPYAERCHLGFSPKLDAAGRAAAFQALAATLERQAAEERVHLVVWKDLAPAEEEGFGGVLKQVGFARLGSLPVALLDLPFQDEAAYLASLSAATRKDIKRKLAKAGEVRIAFHTDIAGLEPKIDALYEATRAQSGLDYGDLEVLPPGYFGAVSRALGERAVFVLYWIGEELAAFNLLLVESGRVIDKFLGMRYPLAREHNLYAVSWMANVRFCLERGIDKLQSGQTAYASKLRFGSRLVPSTLHVRHRLAPLQWALRSLSPWLGFERFDPDLAAIARKKAA, from the coding sequence ATGAGCACGCCCGAAGGCCGTATCCTGGCCGGCATCGCGGATATCTCCGCTGCCGCCTGGGACGGCTGCCTGCCCGGCGAGGCCGAATGCCATGCCTATTACACCGCATGCGACGCGGTCGCCGCGCAGACCGGCGTCGGCTTGCGCATGGCGGCCGCCTGTGCGGAATCTGATGGCGAGGTCGTCGCGGTGGCGCCGTTCTTCCGGCTGAACTACCGGCTCGACACGCCGCTGCAGGGCAAGCTGAGGAGCTTCGGCGACGCCCTGTTCCGCCATGTTCCGGGGCTTGTCACCTTGAAGGTGCTCTGCGTCGGCTCGCCCTATGCCGAGCGCTGCCATCTCGGCTTCTCGCCGAAGCTCGATGCCGCCGGGCGTGCCGCCGCCTTCCAGGCGCTCGCCGCCACGCTGGAGCGGCAGGCCGCCGAGGAGAGGGTTCATCTCGTGGTCTGGAAGGACCTCGCGCCGGCCGAGGAAGAGGGCTTCGGCGGCGTCTTGAAGCAGGTCGGCTTCGCCCGGCTCGGCAGCCTGCCGGTCGCGCTGCTCGACCTGCCCTTCCAGGACGAAGCCGCCTATCTCGCCTCGCTCTCGGCGGCGACGCGCAAGGACATCAAGCGCAAACTCGCCAAGGCGGGGGAGGTGCGCATCGCCTTCCACACCGACATTGCCGGGCTGGAGCCGAAGATCGATGCGCTCTACGAGGCGACGCGGGCCCAGAGCGGGCTCGACTATGGCGACCTCGAAGTGCTGCCACCTGGTTATTTCGGCGCGGTCTCGCGCGCGCTCGGCGAGCGGGCGGTGTTCGTGCTCTACTGGATCGGCGAGGAGCTCGCCGCCTTCAACCTGCTGCTGGTCGAGTCCGGCCGGGTGATCGACAAGTTCCTGGGCATGCGCTACCCGCTGGCCCGCGAGCACAATCTTTACGCCGTGAGCTGGATGGCGAATGTGCGCTTCTGCCTGGAGCGCGGCATCGACAAGCTCCAGAGCGGTCAGACGGCCTATGCCTCGAAGCTGCGCTTCGGCAGCCGGCTGGTGCCCTCGACCCTGCATGTGCGGCACCGGCTCGCGCCGCTGCAATGGGCGCTGCGGTCGCTGAGCCCATGGCTCGGCTTCGAGCGCTTCGACCCCGATCTTGCCGCAATCGCCCGAAAGAAGGCCGCATGA
- a CDS encoding alpha/beta fold hydrolase, with product MTKRDFSVRLAGDRTGFLLIHGLGGTPVELRFVARALHRAGHTVHCPQLAGHCAGEAEILATGWRDWAQSVFDELERMRAICDTVIVGGLSMGAVLAMHVAAQRPKEVDGLALYAPTFWYDGWSIPRYAFLLKWFINTPFGRRYSFVEREPYGLKDTRSRALVVSSLTSGDSSTAGLLGTPSGALKQMWDLIAITRRELPQVKCPALLVHPREDDIADLRNAFEIQRKLGGLVDAVILDDSYHLVTIDQQHDIVIERSLALASRLAKAHRPVAPLRVVAAE from the coding sequence ATGACCAAGCGCGATTTCAGTGTCCGCCTCGCCGGGGACCGCACCGGCTTCCTGCTCATCCACGGCCTCGGCGGCACGCCGGTCGAGCTGCGCTTCGTCGCCCGTGCGCTGCACCGGGCCGGCCATACCGTGCACTGCCCGCAGCTCGCGGGGCATTGCGCCGGGGAGGCGGAGATCCTCGCCACCGGCTGGCGTGACTGGGCGCAGAGCGTGTTCGACGAGCTCGAGCGCATGCGCGCGATCTGCGACACGGTGATCGTCGGCGGGCTCTCCATGGGCGCGGTGCTGGCGATGCATGTCGCCGCCCAGCGCCCGAAAGAGGTCGATGGACTTGCGCTCTACGCTCCGACCTTCTGGTATGATGGCTGGTCGATCCCGCGCTACGCCTTCCTGCTGAAATGGTTCATCAACACGCCGTTCGGGCGGCGCTACAGCTTCGTCGAGCGCGAACCCTATGGGTTGAAGGACACCCGCTCCCGCGCTCTTGTGGTCTCGTCGCTGACGAGCGGCGACAGCTCGACCGCCGGCCTGCTCGGCACGCCTTCCGGCGCGCTGAAGCAGATGTGGGACCTGATCGCGATCACTCGCCGCGAGCTGCCACAGGTCAAATGCCCGGCCCTGCTGGTCCATCCGCGCGAAGACGATATCGCCGACCTCAGGAACGCCTTCGAGATCCAGCGCAAGCTCGGCGGACTGGTCGATGCGGTGATCCTCGACGACAGCTATCACCTCGTCACCATCGACCAGCAGCATGACATCGTGATCGAGCGCTCGCTGGCGCTGGCTTCGCGGCTTGCCAAGGCCCACCGCCCGGTGGCGCCGCTGCGTGTCGTGGCAGCCGAATGA
- a CDS encoding EamA family transporter, producing the protein MNTTIILWFVASIICDVAGQIFFKIGADRLPQGADFRATAAAVARCGWITAGLATYVAEFFIWLRILAEVPLSIAFPIASANFLAISLASAVFLGERVGRRQWLGSFLITCGVIIVARTA; encoded by the coding sequence ATGAATACGACGATCATCCTCTGGTTCGTGGCGTCGATCATCTGCGACGTCGCCGGCCAGATCTTCTTCAAGATCGGCGCCGACCGGCTGCCGCAGGGCGCCGATTTCCGGGCCACGGCGGCGGCAGTGGCACGCTGCGGCTGGATCACCGCCGGGCTCGCGACCTATGTCGCTGAGTTCTTCATCTGGCTGCGCATCCTGGCGGAAGTGCCGCTCTCGATCGCCTTTCCGATCGCCAGCGCCAACTTCCTCGCCATTTCCCTGGCCAGCGCCGTCTTCCTCGGCGAGCGCGTCGGGCGGCGGCAATGGCTCGGCTCCTTCCTCATCACTTGCGGCGTTATTATCGTCGCCAGAACAGCCTGA
- a CDS encoding arginase, whose product MRLRIIDLDGSVAAQEPLRRRIDAGTAACIEAADLAGAMRIVASRRAKAELLGRLGQRDGEGKGVPVFFYGSGDFHHVTSVLLNRVEEPVTVVHFDNHPDWVSFPATVNCGAWVNRALELPQVRKVVTIGPCSDDLVRPEWQFANLRAVAEGRIALYPWRHAPSRVWGRYGKTASFRQESGHLHWRNLADEDWSDFLDELIAAIPTSAVWLTIDKDVLGPGEACTNWDQGELPLRHLLAAVERLASERRIVGADVCGDWSEPRFSDPFRATLAYFDHPPRFRPTPEQLSVNARINASLIDCFQRVLS is encoded by the coding sequence TTGCGCCTGCGCATAATCGACCTCGACGGTAGCGTGGCGGCGCAGGAGCCGCTGCGCCGGCGCATCGACGCCGGCACGGCCGCGTGCATCGAGGCCGCCGACCTCGCCGGCGCCATGCGCATCGTCGCGAGCCGCCGGGCCAAGGCCGAGCTGCTGGGGCGCCTTGGCCAACGCGATGGCGAAGGGAAGGGCGTGCCCGTCTTCTTCTACGGCTCCGGCGATTTCCACCACGTCACCTCGGTGCTGCTGAATCGCGTCGAGGAGCCGGTCACGGTCGTGCATTTCGACAACCATCCCGACTGGGTCAGCTTTCCCGCCACGGTGAATTGCGGCGCCTGGGTCAACCGGGCGCTGGAGTTACCGCAGGTTCGCAAGGTCGTGACGATCGGCCCGTGCAGCGACGATCTCGTGCGCCCGGAATGGCAGTTCGCCAATCTCCGGGCCGTGGCCGAGGGGCGGATCGCGCTCTATCCTTGGCGGCATGCGCCCTCGCGGGTGTGGGGTCGCTATGGCAAGACCGCGAGCTTCCGTCAGGAGAGCGGCCATCTGCATTGGCGCAATCTCGCCGACGAGGATTGGTCGGATTTCCTCGACGAGCTGATCGCGGCGATCCCGACGTCTGCCGTCTGGCTGACGATCGACAAGGACGTGCTCGGGCCGGGCGAAGCCTGCACCAATTGGGACCAGGGCGAATTGCCGCTGCGCCATCTCCTCGCGGCGGTCGAGCGGCTGGCAAGCGAGCGCCGGATCGTCGGTGCCGATGTCTGCGGCGACTGGTCGGAGCCGCGCTTCAGCGACCCTTTCCGCGCGACGCTCGCCTATTTCGACCATCCGCCGCGCTTCAGGCCGACGCCCGAGCAACTCTCCGTCAATGCCCGCATCAATGCGAGCCTGATCGACTGCTTCCAGCGGGTGCTGTCATGA
- a CDS encoding aminotransferase class III-fold pyridoxal phosphate-dependent enzyme translates to MDDGFTLLDRAGAVDVSSAPAATLAEEEARLLALEAEYCSHGDTVHYTQFPKIFSGCEGSFMLDAAGNRFLDLQMWYSAVNFGYANPRLNNALKRQIDTLPQVASQYLHREKIELAAMIAQDAQRKFGTKGRVHFNVGGAQAVEDSLKLVRNAKHGKSLMFAFEGGYHGRTLGASAITSSYRYRRRFGHFGERAHFIPFPYHFRGPKGMSKEEYGHHCVQQFARLFESEYNGVWDPKVREAEYAAFYVEPLQGTGGYVIPPPNFFIELKKVLDQHGILLVVDEIQMGFYRTGKLWSIEHFGVQPDVIVFGKAVTNGLNPLSGIWAKEELINPTVFPPGSTHSTFNANPLGTAVALEAMKMMEEEDYETMVMAKGAYFLEGLQGLKRRHKIVGEVDGLGMALRIEICEPHDSFTPSKRLVDLMCDEGMKADLEVGGKRYGLVLDIGGYYKNVITLAPALTMSYAEIDLAIELLDQLFARVASA, encoded by the coding sequence ATGGATGACGGCTTCACCCTGCTCGACCGCGCCGGGGCGGTCGATGTTTCCTCCGCGCCGGCGGCGACGCTGGCCGAGGAAGAGGCTCGCCTGCTCGCGCTCGAGGCCGAATACTGCTCGCATGGCGACACCGTCCACTACACGCAGTTCCCGAAGATCTTCTCGGGCTGCGAGGGCTCGTTCATGCTCGACGCGGCGGGCAACCGCTTCCTCGACCTGCAGATGTGGTACTCGGCCGTCAATTTCGGCTACGCCAATCCGCGCCTGAACAATGCGCTGAAGCGCCAGATCGACACGCTGCCGCAGGTGGCGAGCCAGTATCTGCACCGCGAGAAGATCGAGCTCGCTGCGATGATCGCGCAGGACGCACAGCGCAAGTTCGGCACCAAGGGGCGCGTCCACTTCAATGTCGGCGGCGCCCAGGCGGTCGAGGATTCGCTCAAGCTCGTGCGCAACGCCAAGCACGGCAAGAGCCTGATGTTCGCCTTCGAGGGCGGCTATCACGGCCGTACGCTCGGCGCCTCGGCGATCACTTCGTCCTATCGCTATCGCCGCCGCTTCGGCCATTTCGGCGAGCGCGCGCATTTCATCCCGTTCCCCTACCATTTCCGCGGTCCCAAGGGGATGAGCAAGGAAGAGTACGGGCATCACTGCGTGCAGCAGTTCGCCCGCCTGTTCGAGAGCGAGTACAACGGCGTCTGGGATCCCAAGGTCCGCGAGGCCGAATATGCGGCCTTCTATGTCGAGCCGCTGCAGGGTACGGGCGGCTACGTCATCCCGCCGCCGAACTTCTTCATCGAGCTCAAGAAGGTGCTCGACCAGCACGGCATCCTGCTCGTCGTCGACGAGATCCAGATGGGCTTCTACCGGACGGGCAAGCTCTGGTCGATCGAGCATTTCGGCGTGCAGCCGGACGTGATCGTCTTCGGCAAGGCGGTCACCAACGGGCTGAACCCACTCTCGGGCATCTGGGCCAAGGAAGAGCTGATCAACCCGACCGTGTTCCCGCCGGGCTCGACCCATTCGACCTTCAACGCCAACCCGCTCGGCACCGCCGTCGCGCTGGAAGCGATGAAGATGATGGAGGAAGAGGACTACGAGACCATGGTCATGGCCAAGGGCGCGTATTTCCTCGAAGGCCTGCAGGGGCTGAAGCGTCGCCACAAGATCGTCGGCGAGGTCGATGGGCTCGGCATGGCGCTGCGGATCGAGATCTGCGAGCCGCATGACAGCTTCACCCCGTCGAAGCGGCTGGTCGATCTGATGTGTGACGAGGGCATGAAGGCCGACCTCGAGGTCGGCGGCAAGCGCTACGGCCTCGTGCTCGACATCGGCGGCTACTACAAGAACGTCATCACCCTCGCGCCGGCATTGACCATGAGCTATGCCGAGATCGACCTCGCGATCGAGCTGCTCGACCAGCTCTTCGCCCGCGTCGCCAGCGCCTGA